The Deefgea tanakiae DNA segment TGTGGAATATAATTGGGCGGTGCATAGGTTTGATAACGCTGATAAGCCGTCTCTTGGTAGCGGCTGCCATCGACCCAGAATTGCCAGTCTTCGTTGGGTAGCCAATCGATGCGAGCACCATATTGGTCGCGTCTTATTGCGTCGCCTTGGCGACTCCACTTTTCAGGCTGTTGTGCAAACCCTTGATCGTCAATTGCTTCAACTTGCGCCGATACGCGCCATTGCTCATTACCGCCGCTAATATGCGCTCGCCCTGTCGTTCGCCCCATATCCATGCTGCGACCAGAGTCATTTTGCTGGCCGTAACTGCCGGTATTGAGATCTATCGATGCTTTCAATCCGGCTTCGGTTCGGCGAGTAATGACATTGATGACTCCGCCCATTGCTGAGCTGCCATATTGTGCTGATGCCGCACCCTTAATGACTTCAATGCGCTCAATATCGCCCACTAAATATTGGCTGAGATTGACGGTTGAACCCGTGCTGGCAGAAATCGGCATACCATCAATTAGCACCAAAACTTGATCACTACTCAGACCCTGCAAAGAAAGCTCGTAGCCCGATTTACCGTGGATTTCACGCAGTTGCAGCCCTGGTACATTCTCTAGGGCTTGCGCTAGGGTGCTGGCATGGGTGCGTTCAATCTCAGCGCGATCCACGATTTCAGTCCTAATCGGTGCATCAATCTGGGCTCGCTCAGTACGCGTTGCACTGACTACAACAGCATCGAGGTGTACCTCCGCTAAAACGGGTAGCGGACTGAGCATCACGGCTATTGAGAGTAGCTTAAGTTTCATTATTAACAATCATTCTCATTTGCAATTGCAGTAACTTATCACGAATGAGATTGGTTATCAATTATGTTTGTTGCTGGCCCATTGCTAGTGCGACTTATTCTCATTTGCAATTTGGCTTGTATATCAAATAGAATCAGGTCTTAGCTTCGTTTGCTTGATGACTTCGCCATGAAAATAATTGTTCCAGTTCTTCTTAGTGTTTTGCTTTCTGCTTGCCAAAGCGCACCCACGCTCAATAACACCGTTTTATTGGGCGAGGTGCACGACAATGAAATCGGCCATCAGCAACGCTATGCTTGGCTTGAAAAGAAAGTGGCGCAAGGCTGGCGGCCTGCGATTGCGATGGAGCAATTTGATCGCGAGCGACAAGGCGATATCGAGCGAGCTAGAAAACAGCATCCGAACGATGTTGATTATTTAATCAAAACTGTGGGTGGGGAGCGCTGGGATTGGCGGTTTTATAAGCCGGTGATTGCCTTGGCTTATCGCTATGATTTGCCGATTCTGGCTGCCAATTTATCCCGCAAAGAAGCGGGCGAATTGTTTAAAAAGGGGCGAGTTGATTTACAAGGCGCAGAGGGCGTGAATTTGAATGATCCTTTGCCAGCCAAACTGATCGAGCAGCAGCGCGTCGCTGTGCAATTGGGCCACTGCGGCCAGTTGCCAGTCGCGATGGAAGAAAAAATGGCGCGTGCACAAATTGCACGTGATCGCGTGATGGCGGCAACGATGCTGCCGTATCAATCGCGTGGTGTGGTTTTGCTAGCGGGAAATGGCCACGTTCGACGAGATATTGGTGTGCCGCAATGGTTAACTTCGGCGTATTCGGTGGGATTTATTGAGTCAAAAAGCGAAGCTAATTTTGACGAAGTGTATCTAATTCCTGCAGCCGAGCGAGTCGATTCATGTGCTAGCTTTCAGATGAAAAAGTAATACAGATCGGCCATAAAAAAGCCGCACACTCATTAGTGTGCGGCTTTTTATACTTAAAACTTGAAACGATTACTCAGTTTTTTCTGGGAAAGGCTCGTCCTTGGTTTTCCAAAGCGAGTACAGCACGCCAGCAAGAAGTAAACCAAAGGTCACTACCAGAGAAACTAGGGTAGGAATCTTAAATGCCACCAATTGGATGTCATTCAAATACACCAAACCGACTTTAATCCCGATAAACACCAGCACCACAGCTAATGCATATTTCAGGTAATGGAAGCGATGCACCATCGCAGCCAGTGCAAAGTACAGTGCACGCAAACCTAAAATCGCAAAAATATTTGATGTGTATACGATAAATGGATCTTGGGTAATCGCGAAAATCGCCGGAATACTATCGACGGCAAAGACCAAATCAGCGGTTTCAACCAAGATCAAGCACAAGAACAGCGGCGTAGCCCACCAGCCTTTGGCTAGACCGTGCTCTTCGCCGCGCACCCAGAATTGATTGCCATGGATGGCTGGGGTGAAGCGCATGTGACCGCGTAGCCATTTGTAAAAGCCGTTGTCTTCGAGTTTGCCGTGCTCATCATCGGCAATCAGCATTTTGATCCCGGTGAAAATCAAGAACGCACCGAAAATCATCAGCACCCATTGATACTGAGTCACTAAGACTGCGCCAACGCTAATCATCAAGCCACGCATTACAATCGCCCCGAGAATCCCCCAGAACAATACGCGGTGTTGGTAAATCCGTGGCACGCCAAGACTAGTAAAAATCAAGGCAATGACGAAGACATTATCCATTGAGAGTGATTTCTCAATCAGATAACCTGTCATGTATTCCATGCCAGCCGTTGCACCTTTGTACCACCAGAGCCATACCCCGAATAAAAGCCCCATTGCAATATACATTGCCGAGAGTTTTAAGCTTTCATTCACGTTGATTTCATGGTCGTCTTTTTGCAAAACGCCCAAGTCAAACGCAAGTAGCGAAATGACGACGGTAAAAAACATCAGCCATACCCAGACTGGGTAGCCGACCCATAAGTCCATTAAAAATTCCATTTTTATTCCCTGTTATTTGATGGCTTGCTAAGCGCTACATTAACTCGCAGACTACATCATTATAAATTGAATCGCGCGAACGATAGCACTATGAGCAAGGTATCTGAAATAAGTTTCATTGATAGCCACTGTCATCTTGATGCAGCGGAATTTAATTTGGATCGCGATGAAGTGGTGGCGCGCTCGCGTGCCGCAGGTGTGACTAGTTGGGTCGTGCCTGCGGTGACCGCAGAAACGTTTGCCAGTACGCGAAAAATGCAGCAATTGTATCGCGCACACATCGCATTTGGTCTGCATCCGATTTATGAAGCGCAGCACCGTGACGAGCATTTGTTGCAACTGCGGCAAGCGCTTGATACTGGTGACTCGATTGCGGTCGGGGAAATCGGCCTTGATTTTTATTTGCCCGAACTGAATGCCGAGCGGCAAATTCAATTTTTTGAAGCCCAACTCAAAATCGCCCGCGATTACGATTTGCCCGTCATTGTGCATATTCGGCGCAGCCAAGATCAAGTCCTCAAATACCTGCGTAAATGGAAAGTGCGCGGCGGCATCGCACATGCTTTTAACGGCAGCGAACAGCAAGCGGCTGAATTTATTAAGCTTGGATTTTGTCTTGGTTTTGGTGGCGCATTGACGTATTCAGGCTCACAGCGGATTCGTCGTTTGGCTCAAACGCTGCCGCTCGAAGCGCTGGTACTGGAAACCGATGCCCCCGATATTCAGCCAAGTTGGCTTGCAGGGCCACCACCGTTGCGCAATGAGCCGGCTGAATTGGCGAGAATCGCCTTGGAACTTGCCGCTATGCGTGGGATTGAAGTTGCCGATTTAGCTGTGGCGTGTACAGAAAATACGGATAGAGTATTGCGGCTTAGCCCTTGATTAGTAATGACTACATTGATATACCTAAATTTTATTATCGAGTTAAAGCCTGACTAGTATCCAGATCAATTCAATAAAAGCATCCAATCTGATGCGTCACTCCCATACCTGTTGGTGCCCTGCGCTGGCAAGGTGTTTGCGTAAAACTTGGCTGGGATTGTAGCCAAAATGTTGGCGAAAGCGGCGTGAGAAGCTGGCGACTTCTTGGTAGCCGCTGGTACGCGCTACATCGCTGACGCTGTGCCCGTGCATTAGTAATTCTTTGGCCTGATTCATTTTCATTCTGAACACAATCTTATTCGGCGTTTCGCCCAAATGCTGTATGCACAAACGATGCAAATGAGTGGTGGTAATGTGAAGTTGTGCTGCTAATGCAGTATTGGTCCAGTCTTGCTGCAAGTTTTTTTGGGCGTGGGCAAAGAGTTGTTCTAATTGTTCGCCCCAGCCTATTTTGCTGCTTAAGCCCTGAGTTGCCCGCTCAAGCGCCAAGCAGAGGAAATCTAAAGCGGGCACCGCCAAATTCCTTGCATCGCCTGTATTAAAGCGCAGTACTTCTCGATGAAATTGCCGCATCGCGTCGGCGAGCGCAGCGCCGTCCAAGCTTTGATAAATTGCAGGCAGTGTTCGACTAAGGTAATCCCAACGCGTCGTGCAATGCAGCAAAAACCACGCATGCAACATTGGCTCAGTGCCCGTGCGCCGATAGCCGCTGTGGACTGAGGCCGGCATCAGCGCCAATTGTCCAGGCATCAGTGCTCGTGTGAGACCGTCTGGCGTAAATACTTCTCCGCTGCCTGAGAGACAAAATGCCAGCACATGCCACGGCGCATCCACACGCTCGACCTCAAAAAAATCGCGCCCTTCGCTGAGGCCACACATCAGAATCCCGCGGTCACGCAAGGGCGGATAAGGTTCTTTGTGAAATACATGGGTGCCCACCATGATTTGCGGGGATTCTGGGCCGATTTCGAGTCGTTCGCGATAGATGAGTGCCATAACCTTAATTCCAGTTGCACATTAGTGATAATTATCCATTCGCTTCAATTAGGGGGGGGGCAGGGGAATGTGAGTTTTGGACAAATTGAATGTCATGTTGCAACATTTTCACAAAGCCAGCAAGTGCGTAATCTAGCTGTCTATTAGCTTTCCGTTTCGAAAGGGTGAATATATGTCTCAATATAACAAGCCACCCATGCTCGGTTCATGGCAACTGGTCACGGGGGAATGCCGTAATGACAACAATGGCGAGCAAGTTCAATACCAAGATGTTCAACTTCGCTCATTAAAAGTTTTGTCTGAAACTCACTTTTCATTCATTACGCATCAAGGTGATGCATTCTATTTTGCGGCGGCTGGCAGCTACTGCTGTGAGGGCGATCAGTACACGGAGCAGCTCGATTTTGCTAGTCACCCATCGATGATGCACCGCGAGTTTGTGTTTCAGTTCCGTATTGAAGGCGATCTTTGGCATAACACGCGCTGGGAAAATGGTGTGCAAGTTGAACATGAAATCTGGCGCAGACTGGATTCAAAAAAATAAAGCTCAACGCGATCCACAGGGAAATGAAAAATGTTGATTGAAGTAGAAAATTTAAGTCGAATTTACCGCACACCCGTTGCCCCTAAGGGTTGGGCAGAGCGTTTGAAACATGTATTTCGCGCAAATTACGAGGACAAACTCTCGGTTAGCGATGTGAATTTCACAATTGCAGCGGGTGAGTGTGTCGGTTTGGTGGGGCCGAATGGCGCAGGAAAATCAACCACGATTAAGATGTTGACTGGCATTTTGGAGCCAAGCTCGGGCAAGGTATTGGTGGCTGGTCATCATCCACAAAGGGATAGGGTTAAATACGTCAAGAAAATTGGCGTGGTTTTTGGTCAGCGCAGCCAGTTGTGGTGGGATTTGCCGGTAAAGGATTCGTTTGAAATCTTACAGGCTTTATTTGATGTGCCGCAGGCGGCATTTGATGCGCGACTGGATTTATTTCGCCGTGAGGCCAATTTAGATGAGTTTTATCATCGGCCAGTCCGTACTTTGTCGCTCGGTCAGCGCATGTTGTGCGAGATTGCGGCAGCATTTTTGCATAGTCCCGATGTGGTGTTTTTAGACGAGCCAACCATCGGGCTCGATCTCGAAATGAAATCTCGCATGCGCGGCCTCATTCGCAAGCTTAATCAAGAGGCTGGTACGACAGTGTTGATTACATCGCACGATGTCGGCGATATTGAGCGGCTGACACAACGCTTGTTGTTAATCGACAAGGGTACGTTACGCTTTGACGGTAGCCTCGCCGATTTTCGCGCGCACGCCGGAGATGGTCGCTGGTGGGCCGCGCGGCTTAATCCTGAGCGAATCGCTGCGGCTGAATTGCTTTTGCGTCAGCATCATTCAGCACTGCCGGTGCGTTTGCGCGGCGAATGGCTGGAAGTGGCGCGCCATGACACGCTGCCGTTTGCCGAGTTGATGCAATTACTCGCGCCGTATTCGGTGAGTGAACTCAAGCCTGTTGAACAAGAGTTTGAAGAATTACTGCACGGTTTTTATTTGGCCAATAAAACGGAGGCGGTATGTTGAGTATTCCGTTCAAAGGCTGTGCCGCCTTGGTCTGGGGCAGTGCGCGAATTTTGGCCACCGATCGCAAAGGGCGCTGGCTGGTGACGTTTGGCTATTTGATTGCGCTGTGGCTGCTGTATTACCTGTGGGCAGCATTGTTTAAAGACAGCCCGCAGCGAGCCGGAATGACGTTTGAAAGTGCTTTTTTGCACGTCGCAGTCGCGCAAACTTTGTTTACTGTGTTGCATGTCGGCACCGATTGGCGCTTGGCGCGTGAGATTCGTTCTGGCGAAATTGCGACGCAATTGATTTTGCCAATGTCACTCAATCTGCGGCATTTTGCTATTTCGCTTGGGCGCGCCTTGGCGCAGTCCGTGTATATCTTGCCGGCATTTATTGCTTTCTTGTGGTGGTTTGATTTGAGTTTGTCGCCGCAAACCATCGCTTTGGCGGTGCTATCGGTGGTCTTGTCATTTGTATTGTTATTTTGTATTGATTTTGTTGTCGGGCTAGCCGGATTTATTGCGACAGATTTATGGGGAATCACCGCGAGTAAAGACGCACTGGTGCAGTTTTTGGGTGGCGCGCTGATTCCCTTGGCATTTTTTCCCGCCGCAATGCGTGAGGTGTTGGCGTATTTGCCGTTTGGACATT contains these protein-coding regions:
- a CDS encoding helix-turn-helix transcriptional regulator, with amino-acid sequence MALIYRERLEIGPESPQIMVGTHVFHKEPYPPLRDRGILMCGLSEGRDFFEVERVDAPWHVLAFCLSGSGEVFTPDGLTRALMPGQLALMPASVHSGYRRTGTEPMLHAWFLLHCTTRWDYLSRTLPAIYQSLDGAALADAMRQFHREVLRFNTGDARNLAVPALDFLCLALERATQGLSSKIGWGEQLEQLFAHAQKNLQQDWTNTALAAQLHITTTHLHRLCIQHLGETPNKIVFRMKMNQAKELLMHGHSVSDVARTSGYQEVASFSRRFRQHFGYNPSQVLRKHLASAGHQQVWE
- a CDS encoding ChaN family lipoprotein gives rise to the protein MKIIVPVLLSVLLSACQSAPTLNNTVLLGEVHDNEIGHQQRYAWLEKKVAQGWRPAIAMEQFDRERQGDIERARKQHPNDVDYLIKTVGGERWDWRFYKPVIALAYRYDLPILAANLSRKEAGELFKKGRVDLQGAEGVNLNDPLPAKLIEQQRVAVQLGHCGQLPVAMEEKMARAQIARDRVMAATMLPYQSRGVVLLAGNGHVRRDIGVPQWLTSAYSVGFIESKSEANFDEVYLIPAAERVDSCASFQMKK
- a CDS encoding TatD family hydrolase, with the protein product MSKVSEISFIDSHCHLDAAEFNLDRDEVVARSRAAGVTSWVVPAVTAETFASTRKMQQLYRAHIAFGLHPIYEAQHRDEHLLQLRQALDTGDSIAVGEIGLDFYLPELNAERQIQFFEAQLKIARDYDLPVIVHIRRSQDQVLKYLRKWKVRGGIAHAFNGSEQQAAEFIKLGFCLGFGGALTYSGSQRIRRLAQTLPLEALVLETDAPDIQPSWLAGPPPLRNEPAELARIALELAAMRGIEVADLAVACTENTDRVLRLSP
- a CDS encoding ABC transporter ATP-binding protein — translated: MLIEVENLSRIYRTPVAPKGWAERLKHVFRANYEDKLSVSDVNFTIAAGECVGLVGPNGAGKSTTIKMLTGILEPSSGKVLVAGHHPQRDRVKYVKKIGVVFGQRSQLWWDLPVKDSFEILQALFDVPQAAFDARLDLFRREANLDEFYHRPVRTLSLGQRMLCEIAAAFLHSPDVVFLDEPTIGLDLEMKSRMRGLIRKLNQEAGTTVLITSHDVGDIERLTQRLLLIDKGTLRFDGSLADFRAHAGDGRWWAARLNPERIAAAELLLRQHHSALPVRLRGEWLEVARHDTLPFAELMQLLAPYSVSELKPVEQEFEELLHGFYLANKTEAVC
- a CDS encoding TerC family protein, producing the protein MEFLMDLWVGYPVWVWLMFFTVVISLLAFDLGVLQKDDHEINVNESLKLSAMYIAMGLLFGVWLWWYKGATAGMEYMTGYLIEKSLSMDNVFVIALIFTSLGVPRIYQHRVLFWGILGAIVMRGLMISVGAVLVTQYQWVLMIFGAFLIFTGIKMLIADDEHGKLEDNGFYKWLRGHMRFTPAIHGNQFWVRGEEHGLAKGWWATPLFLCLILVETADLVFAVDSIPAIFAITQDPFIVYTSNIFAILGLRALYFALAAMVHRFHYLKYALAVVLVFIGIKVGLVYLNDIQLVAFKIPTLVSLVVTFGLLLAGVLYSLWKTKDEPFPEKTE
- a CDS encoding ABC transporter permease, giving the protein MLSIPFKGCAALVWGSARILATDRKGRWLVTFGYLIALWLLYYLWAALFKDSPQRAGMTFESAFLHVAVAQTLFTVLHVGTDWRLAREIRSGEIATQLILPMSLNLRHFAISLGRALAQSVYILPAFIAFLWWFDLSLSPQTIALAVLSVVLSFVLLFCIDFVVGLAGFIATDLWGITASKDALVQFLGGALIPLAFFPAAMREVLAYLPFGHFFNTPVGYITGEIVSIQPVLIQAVWTVVFLFAAGLAGRIVLRKLIVFGA